The sequence GGCGCCCCCGACCGTCGTCTCGTGAAAGGGAACGATCCCCGGTGACAGGTAGCAGACAGGCTGGAGCGCGCTCCGCCGTCCTCGAGCGCAGTTATTTCGAGGACACCGCGTACGGTCAGCTCGACTTCTCCGACGACCCGAACATCACGCAGCAGGACATCCTCGCCGCGCTCGGCCCCGACGCCGACGCGATGATGGCCGAGATCGACGTCGACGTCGACGAACTGATCCGGCTCATCAACGCTGAGACGACGTACCTGCCCCCGATCGTCATCCCGGACGCCGTCGAGGCGGACCGCACGGCGTCGCCGCAGGCCAAGCGCGCCGCACTGGACGAGGGCCTGCGCGAGACCACCAAGGTCTGGAAGCGCCGCTTCCTCAAGGGCGCCGTCCTCAGCGTCATGATCAGCATCGCCGGCGGCGGCGCGGCCGCGCTGGCGATGAACAAGAGCGTCACCGTCGACGTCGACGGCCAGCAGCAGACCATCCACTCCTTCGGCGACACCGTCGGCGAAGTGCTGGAGGACGCGGGCCTGTCCGTCGGCGAGCACGACTCGCTCTCGCCCTCCCCGCAGGCGGAGGTCGGCGACGGCGGCGTCATCAAGCTCGAGCGCGGCCGCCAGCTGAAGATGATCGTCGACGGCGCGGAGCACACCTCCTGGGTGCGCGCGACCCACCTCGGCGACGCGCTGAGCCAGCTCGGCATGACCGGCGTCGACAAGCCCGGCACGTGGATGTCGATGCCGAAGGACGGCGAGCTGCCCCTGCAGGGCGCCACCGTCGAGATCAAGACCCTCAAGAACATCACCCTGTACGACGGCGCCAACGCGCCGAAGCAGGTGAAGACGACCGCGGTCACGACGAAGGAGTTCCTGGGCGAGTACAAGCTCACCCTGGGCCCTGAGGACCAGGCCGAAGGCGGTCTGGACGTCAAGCTGACCGACGGCGCCGAGGTGCACATCAGCCGCACCGGCGTCTCGACGGTCGTCCAGAAGGAGTCCATCGACCCGCCCGAGCAGAAGGTCGACGACCCGAACCTCGCCAAGGGCAAGACCTCGGTCGAGGACCCGGGCACGCCGGGCGAGAAGATGGTGACCTACAAGGTCACGCAGAAGAACGGCAAAGAGGTCGCTCGCGAGAGCATCTCCGAGCAGGTCATCACCCAGCCGAAGCCGAAGATCATCCACGTCGGCACCAAGGAAGCCCCGACCCCGGCCATCGGCGACGGCTCCGCGTGGGACCGCATCGCGCAGTGCGAGTCGGGCGGCAACTGGGCCATCAACACCGGCAACGGCTACTACGGCGGCCTCCAGTTCGACAAGCGCACGTGGGACGCCTACGGCGGCGACGCGTACGCGAACCTGCCGAGCCAGGCGTCGCGTGAGCAGCAGATCGCGATCGCGGAGAAGGTCCGCGACGCGCGTGGCGGCTACAGCGCCTGGCCGGTCTGCGGCAAGAAGGCCTGACAGCGCTTTCGGAACGGCCCCCGCCCCTCGTGGGCGGGGGCCTTTTCGCGTGCGGGAAAAAGCACTCGGCAAGATCCGCCGCCGCCCTCCACGGGCGGCCGGAACACCCTCGGTAAGCTCAACCGGTGGTTGAACTGTTGGGACCCGCCGAAATCCGCGGGCTGGCGGCCGAGCTGGACGTGCGGCCGACCAAGAAGCTCGGGCAGAACTTCGTGCACGATCCCAACACCGTCCGCCGGATCGTCGAGCTCGCGCACGTCGGGCCGGACGACGTCGTGCTCGAGGTCGGGCCCGGGCTCGGGTCGCTGACGCTGGGCCTGCTCGCCACCGGGGCGCGGGTCGTCGCCGTCGAGATCGATCCGAAGCTCGCCGCGCGGCTGCCCGAGACCGTCGCCGAGCGGGGGGCCGACGCCGCCGAGCGGCTGACCGTCGTCGGGGCCGACGCGCTGCGCGTCGCGAACGACGACCTGCCGGGCGCGCCGACCGCGCTCGTCGCCAACCTGCCGTACAACGTCGCCGTGCCGGTCGTGCTGCACCTGCTCGCCGAGGTGCCGTCGCTGCGGTCCGGGCTCGTCATGGTGCAGACCGAGGTCGCCGACCGGATGGCGGCCGGGCCGGGCAGCCGGATCTACGGCGTCCCGAGCGTCAAGCTCGCTTGGTACGGTCCCGCACGGAAAGTCGCCGCGGTGCCACGGTCGGTGTTCTGGCCGGTGCCCAACGTGGACTCCGCGCTCGTCGCGTTCGAACGCGGCGACCAGCCGGCGTCCGAAGACCGGGACAGTCTCTTCACCCTGGTGGACGCCGCTTTCTCCCAACGCAGGAAAACGCTTCGCGCCGCGCTCGCGGGCTGGGCGGGCTCGGCCGAGCGGGCCGGCGAGCTCTTGACGGCCGCCGGAATCGACCCGAAGACCCGCGGCGAGCAGCTCGACGTGCACGACTTCGCCCGGATCGCCGCCCGCGCGCAGGTCCACGGCTGAATCCACCACAGTGGAGACGGTGAAAATTGCACGTTT is a genomic window of Amycolatopsis lexingtonensis containing:
- the rsmA gene encoding 16S rRNA (adenine(1518)-N(6)/adenine(1519)-N(6))-dimethyltransferase RsmA, with the translated sequence MVELLGPAEIRGLAAELDVRPTKKLGQNFVHDPNTVRRIVELAHVGPDDVVLEVGPGLGSLTLGLLATGARVVAVEIDPKLAARLPETVAERGADAAERLTVVGADALRVANDDLPGAPTALVANLPYNVAVPVVLHLLAEVPSLRSGLVMVQTEVADRMAAGPGSRIYGVPSVKLAWYGPARKVAAVPRSVFWPVPNVDSALVAFERGDQPASEDRDSLFTLVDAAFSQRRKTLRAALAGWAGSAERAGELLTAAGIDPKTRGEQLDVHDFARIAARAQVHG
- a CDS encoding resuscitation-promoting factor, with product MTGSRQAGARSAVLERSYFEDTAYGQLDFSDDPNITQQDILAALGPDADAMMAEIDVDVDELIRLINAETTYLPPIVIPDAVEADRTASPQAKRAALDEGLRETTKVWKRRFLKGAVLSVMISIAGGGAAALAMNKSVTVDVDGQQQTIHSFGDTVGEVLEDAGLSVGEHDSLSPSPQAEVGDGGVIKLERGRQLKMIVDGAEHTSWVRATHLGDALSQLGMTGVDKPGTWMSMPKDGELPLQGATVEIKTLKNITLYDGANAPKQVKTTAVTTKEFLGEYKLTLGPEDQAEGGLDVKLTDGAEVHISRTGVSTVVQKESIDPPEQKVDDPNLAKGKTSVEDPGTPGEKMVTYKVTQKNGKEVARESISEQVITQPKPKIIHVGTKEAPTPAIGDGSAWDRIAQCESGGNWAINTGNGYYGGLQFDKRTWDAYGGDAYANLPSQASREQQIAIAEKVRDARGGYSAWPVCGKKA